One segment of Thermosinus carboxydivorans Nor1 DNA contains the following:
- the addA gene encoding helicase-exonuclease AddAB subunit AddA, whose protein sequence is MSNWSPEQRAAIEARGQNLLVAAAAGSGKTSVLVQRIIDRILDKTAPVNVDALLVVTFTNAAAAEMRERIAQALTAELAKGERTRYLERQLLLLNQASISTIHSFCQSVVRQYFYRLDLDPQFRIAGEGETTLLRSDTLEALLAERYEQGDEAFLTLVDHYGDERDDSSLAGLILRLYEFARSQPWPEHWLRRLADAFRLDGAAGIGAPWEALLADRIALELERLQHKFARLAAEAVRPGNPAAYVKTLEDDRGQLDWAIAAARHSWRELGAALNGLKFGTLPAAKGVDAAVCKRFQERRNTIKSKVKEIAERYFGRPEQELIADMRAQLPLVETLIDLVLAFGQRFQEAKKAKGLVDFSDLEHYCLQILLADNATPDNIQPSAVALALREKYEEVLVDEYQDTNAVQETILELVSRPDRPNRFMVGDVKQSIYRFRLAEPGLFLEKYNRYPAAAGGSERRIDLAQNFRSRPGILAAVNFLFSQLMTPRAAEMGYGAAEALNPGPDYPPCDQLTLAGPVEVHLINQAEAVAAAPAADVVEDEAEQQDADAGGDEPANSSELVTAQELTAFEREAWLIARRLLALKEAGHVVYDKHDKAYRPLAWRDIVILLRTVQGKAGVLLDVLRQAGIPAYADVDGGYFEETEVQVMLSLLAVIDNPRQDIHLAGVLRSPLVGLTAGDLAAIRLCKDGDLWTALTAAAGADIAEPLRQKIGVFLERLDRWRSLARRRGVAELIWSIYRETGYYDYIGGMPGGALRQANLRVLYDRARQFEATNFRGLFRFLRFLERLRDRGSDMAVARALGEGEDVVRVMSIHKSKGLEFPVVVLADLGKQLNLRDTQELVLCHKELGLGPKVIRPDLRDSYPTLARWGIEHKLTLEAKAEELRILYVALTRAREKLILVGSVKKLADRCSDWCAMVGWQAQALPDALITDAKNYLDWLGPAIVRHPGGAPLRALAGCDETPTAKLAALNAAWQVITHAADSINPVAPAQPADNPLAVCLKELKPLPGGDSAWVAARLDWRYPYAAAVGQPAKLTVSEIKRRFALADQDGEQWYPPRLAARPRFIQTAGKLTAAEVGTAMHTVMQHLNLAGDMSASGVRRELERLVAAEILLPEQAAAVDVEAIAAFFTSPLGQRLLNAAWRRRELAFCQVLPAASIDPALAGTDETVFIQGVVDCLFAEADGLILIDYKTDQVKDGFELVERYDVQLKLYAAAMETILRQPVKEIYLYVFSTGQIVPVGRASR, encoded by the coding sequence ATGAGCAATTGGTCACCGGAGCAACGGGCGGCCATTGAGGCGCGAGGGCAAAACCTGCTGGTGGCGGCCGCCGCCGGTTCGGGCAAGACATCGGTGCTGGTACAGCGCATTATCGACCGCATTTTGGATAAAACGGCGCCGGTCAATGTCGACGCCCTGCTGGTCGTGACTTTTACCAACGCGGCGGCGGCAGAGATGCGCGAGCGTATTGCCCAGGCCCTGACGGCGGAATTGGCCAAAGGGGAACGGACCCGCTATCTTGAGCGGCAGCTCTTACTCTTAAATCAGGCGTCCATTTCCACCATTCACTCGTTCTGCCAGTCGGTAGTACGGCAGTATTTCTACCGGCTGGACCTGGATCCCCAGTTTCGCATTGCCGGCGAGGGCGAAACGACGCTGCTTCGCAGCGACACGCTGGAAGCGCTGTTGGCCGAGCGGTATGAACAGGGAGACGAGGCGTTTCTTACCCTGGTCGACCACTATGGCGATGAACGGGACGACAGCTCACTGGCCGGACTAATCTTGCGCTTATACGAATTTGCTCGCAGCCAGCCCTGGCCGGAGCATTGGCTGCGCCGTCTGGCCGATGCTTTCCGCCTGGACGGGGCGGCCGGCATCGGCGCGCCCTGGGAAGCGCTACTCGCCGACCGCATTGCCCTCGAACTTGAGCGGCTCCAGCACAAGTTCGCCCGCCTGGCGGCGGAGGCGGTACGCCCCGGCAATCCCGCCGCTTATGTCAAAACGTTAGAGGATGACCGGGGCCAGCTCGACTGGGCAATCGCCGCCGCCCGGCATTCTTGGCGCGAACTGGGGGCGGCGCTGAATGGCCTGAAGTTCGGTACTCTCCCCGCAGCCAAGGGCGTGGATGCCGCCGTCTGTAAGCGCTTTCAGGAGCGGCGGAATACCATTAAGTCCAAGGTGAAAGAGATAGCCGAGCGCTATTTCGGACGGCCAGAACAGGAGCTTATCGCCGACATGCGCGCCCAGCTGCCGCTTGTTGAAACACTTATTGACCTTGTGCTCGCATTCGGCCAGCGCTTTCAAGAGGCCAAGAAAGCCAAGGGGCTGGTCGACTTCAGTGACCTTGAGCATTACTGCCTGCAGATATTGCTGGCCGACAACGCGACCCCTGATAATATACAGCCGTCGGCGGTGGCACTGGCTCTGCGCGAGAAGTATGAAGAAGTGCTGGTGGACGAATACCAGGATACCAATGCCGTTCAGGAAACCATTTTAGAGCTGGTGTCGCGGCCTGACCGGCCCAACCGCTTCATGGTCGGCGATGTCAAACAGAGCATCTACCGGTTCCGCCTGGCCGAACCGGGCCTGTTCCTGGAAAAATACAACCGCTATCCGGCGGCAGCGGGCGGCAGCGAGCGGCGCATCGACCTGGCGCAGAATTTCCGCAGCCGTCCTGGCATTTTAGCAGCCGTTAATTTCCTGTTCAGCCAGCTTATGACGCCGCGGGCGGCCGAGATGGGCTACGGCGCGGCCGAAGCCCTCAATCCCGGGCCAGATTATCCGCCGTGCGACCAGCTGACTTTGGCCGGGCCGGTGGAAGTGCATCTTATTAACCAGGCCGAGGCGGTAGCCGCGGCGCCGGCAGCTGACGTAGTCGAGGACGAGGCGGAGCAGCAAGATGCGGACGCGGGCGGCGATGAGCCGGCAAATAGCAGTGAGCTGGTTACCGCCCAGGAACTAACCGCGTTTGAGCGGGAGGCATGGCTTATTGCCCGGCGGCTGCTAGCGCTGAAAGAAGCCGGCCATGTCGTTTACGACAAGCACGACAAGGCTTACCGGCCGCTGGCCTGGCGCGACATAGTCATCCTGCTGCGGACGGTGCAGGGCAAGGCGGGTGTGCTGCTTGACGTGCTGCGGCAAGCCGGTATCCCGGCCTACGCCGATGTTGATGGCGGATATTTTGAGGAAACAGAAGTGCAGGTCATGCTGTCCTTGCTGGCGGTCATTGACAACCCTCGCCAGGACATTCACCTGGCTGGCGTGCTACGGTCGCCGCTCGTGGGCCTAACCGCTGGTGACCTAGCCGCCATCCGCCTGTGCAAGGACGGCGACTTGTGGACGGCGCTGACGGCCGCTGCCGGGGCTGATATAGCTGAGCCGCTCCGGCAAAAGATTGGCGTTTTTCTTGAACGGCTCGACCGGTGGCGGAGTCTGGCGCGGCGGCGGGGCGTCGCCGAGCTTATCTGGAGCATTTACCGCGAAACAGGGTATTATGACTATATCGGCGGTATGCCCGGCGGGGCTCTGCGCCAGGCCAACCTGCGCGTCCTCTACGACCGGGCCCGCCAGTTCGAAGCGACCAACTTCCGGGGACTATTCCGCTTCTTGCGCTTTCTTGAGCGGCTGCGCGACCGCGGTTCGGATATGGCGGTGGCACGGGCGTTAGGCGAAGGCGAAGATGTGGTCCGGGTCATGAGCATTCACAAAAGCAAGGGCCTTGAGTTTCCCGTGGTCGTGTTGGCCGACCTTGGCAAGCAGCTAAATTTGCGGGATACGCAGGAACTAGTGCTGTGCCATAAAGAACTAGGGTTAGGGCCCAAGGTTATCCGCCCCGACCTTCGGGATAGCTACCCGACGCTGGCACGTTGGGGGATTGAGCACAAGCTGACGCTGGAGGCCAAGGCGGAAGAGCTGCGTATCTTGTACGTGGCCCTGACGCGGGCGCGGGAAAAACTTATTTTGGTGGGATCGGTGAAAAAATTAGCCGACCGGTGCAGTGACTGGTGCGCCATGGTGGGTTGGCAGGCCCAGGCGCTGCCGGACGCGCTGATCACTGATGCCAAGAACTATCTCGACTGGCTGGGGCCGGCCATCGTCCGCCATCCTGGCGGCGCCCCCTTGCGTGCGCTGGCTGGTTGTGACGAAACGCCGACCGCAAAATTGGCTGCACTTAATGCGGCCTGGCAGGTCATTACCCATGCGGCCGATAGCATAAATCCGGTCGCGCCGGCCCAGCCCGCCGATAATCCACTGGCTGTTTGCCTTAAAGAATTAAAACCCCTGCCCGGTGGCGACAGCGCTTGGGTGGCAGCGCGGCTGGACTGGCGGTATCCTTATGCCGCGGCCGTGGGTCAGCCGGCGAAACTCACGGTCAGTGAAATCAAGCGCCGGTTCGCGCTGGCGGACCAGGACGGCGAGCAGTGGTATCCGCCGCGGCTGGCGGCGCGGCCGCGCTTTATTCAGACGGCGGGCAAACTAACTGCGGCCGAAGTGGGCACGGCCATGCACACCGTCATGCAACACCTCAACCTGGCCGGCGACATGAGCGCTTCCGGCGTGCGCCGCGAGTTGGAGCGCCTGGTGGCGGCGGAAATTCTCCTGCCCGAACAGGCCGCGGCGGTCGATGTGGAGGCTATTGCCGCCTTTTTCACCAGCCCGCTGGGGCAGCGCCTGCTAAACGCCGCGTGGCGCAGACGTGAACTGGCCTTTTGCCAGGTACTGCCGGCGGCCAGCATCGATCCGGCCCTGGCCGGTACGGACGAAACGGTCTTTATCCAGGGCGTCGTCGACTGCCTTTTTGCCGAGGCTGACGGCTTGATCCTGATTGACTACAAGACCGACCAGGTAAAGGACGGGTTTGAACTGGTTGAGCGGTACGACGTACAGCTTAAGCTCTATGCCGCCGCGATGGAGACTATTTTACGGCAGCCAGTTAAAGAAATATATCTCTATGTCTTCAGTACCGGGCAGATCGTGCCGGTCGGGCGCGCAAGCCGCTGA
- the addB gene encoding helicase-exonuclease AddAB subunit AddB, whose amino-acid sequence MALNLILGRAGTGKTSRCLDAIRERLRQAPDGPPLLLIVPEQATFQAERELAATPGLSGFVRAHVMGFRRLAYRVLAETGGGAAPHLTDLGKRLVLRRLLTERRDELKLLGQAAAQRTFADTLASLIWEFKTYGIAPDKVAAASERLGATPLAAKLHDLALLYKAFEDFLQGRYTDPEDCLRLLAAKIPAATLTRGAEVWVDGFEWFTPQEYGVLEALLSAAKDVTVTLCLDEPDAPHHADETALFHRSWKTRQSLRARAARLGVSCREEVLTAVRRFQAPILAYVERYANDARPPAWRGDKQGLTIAEAANRRTEVEGIARDMIRLCRDEGYRWRDMAVLLRDMDGYIDLVETVLADYDIPFFSDRQRPAVHHPLAELIRSALEVVTERWAYEPVFRCLKTDLFPLSRDEIDLLENYVLEFGIRGSRWTKDEPWTFVRRLSLDEDAEPDERQQAYLDRINAIRCRAAKPLIRFEQALTQAETVREMTAALYGLLADLDVPATLEKWAAAASTARDPEQEREHRQIWHSIVDLLDQIVDTCGEQPMSLTDYAAVVNEGLEGLTFNIIPPGLDHVTVTPLTRARLAAKVVYLPGVNDGVLPERGREEGLLSDRERAELASLGLELGPTREADVFAEQFVVYTALTRASDRLWVSFPLADAEGKALAPSLIIRRLKELSGIEALKPLPVEPPPGAEDEYIVHPRRSLAALAAGLRPALAGQPVGTLWRDLYNWAVARPDLAADLRRAVAGLFHRNQEQALPPELAQRLYRRQGKLRGSVTRFEGFQACPFQHFARYGLALKERAVAQLKAPDFGQFFHAALRQFGLRIEKELTADNQRRWQRWGDVQDEEIGPLCEAIVQELAPKLQNEILLSSAQYRSITRRLQRTLQRTVTRLVRLDRRSRFKPVALEQAFGRDGAALPALVLTLRDGTVLELVGQIDRLDMAEHQGRRLLAVIDYKAGGAWLRLPDVYYGLRLQLLTYLLVALQHAAVLCGEGEYAPAAVLYCYIKNPKVSASQCLPPEEVEKAINKQLKMPGWLLDDVETVRLWEPGLVGYAEFLKVCINKDGTFRKSTQAYVKTEEQFALLLRHVQAQLTATAEAILAGEVAIRPYSLKGRTPCGNCRYRPVCQFDRLLADNDFVQLPDLADEEIWARLAAEKGEEA is encoded by the coding sequence TTGGCTTTGAACCTTATCCTTGGCAGGGCGGGTACGGGCAAGACCAGCCGCTGTCTTGACGCCATCCGCGAGCGGCTGCGGCAAGCTCCTGACGGCCCGCCGCTGCTATTGATCGTGCCCGAACAGGCCACCTTTCAGGCTGAGCGGGAACTGGCCGCCACCCCTGGCCTGAGCGGCTTTGTCCGGGCCCATGTCATGGGTTTTCGCCGCCTGGCCTACCGGGTGCTGGCCGAGACGGGCGGCGGGGCGGCGCCCCACCTGACCGACTTAGGCAAGCGCCTTGTCCTGCGCCGCCTGCTGACCGAGCGCCGCGACGAATTAAAGCTCTTAGGACAGGCCGCTGCCCAGCGCACCTTTGCCGACACCCTGGCCAGCCTGATTTGGGAGTTTAAGACTTATGGCATCGCCCCGGACAAGGTTGCCGCTGCCAGCGAGCGGCTTGGCGCTACGCCGCTGGCGGCCAAGCTGCATGACCTGGCGCTGCTGTACAAGGCATTTGAGGATTTCCTGCAGGGCCGGTACACCGACCCCGAGGACTGCCTGCGCCTGCTGGCGGCCAAAATTCCCGCTGCTACGCTCACCCGGGGCGCCGAAGTGTGGGTCGATGGCTTTGAATGGTTTACGCCCCAGGAATACGGGGTGCTCGAAGCGCTTTTGTCCGCCGCTAAAGACGTTACCGTTACCTTATGCCTGGATGAGCCTGATGCGCCGCACCATGCGGACGAAACAGCGCTCTTTCACCGCTCCTGGAAGACGCGGCAGTCGTTGCGCGCGCGGGCGGCCCGCCTGGGCGTAAGCTGCCGGGAAGAGGTGCTGACGGCTGTCCGACGGTTCCAGGCACCCATCCTCGCCTATGTGGAACGCTATGCCAACGACGCGAGGCCGCCGGCCTGGAGGGGGGATAAGCAGGGCCTGACCATTGCTGAGGCGGCCAACCGCCGGACGGAAGTGGAAGGCATCGCTCGCGACATGATCCGTCTCTGCCGGGACGAAGGCTATCGCTGGCGGGATATGGCGGTGTTGCTGCGCGATATGGACGGTTATATCGACCTGGTTGAAACCGTGCTGGCCGACTACGATATTCCTTTTTTCAGCGACCGCCAGCGTCCGGCCGTTCATCACCCGCTGGCTGAGCTGATCCGCTCCGCCCTGGAGGTTGTGACCGAGCGGTGGGCCTATGAGCCGGTTTTTCGCTGCCTGAAGACCGACCTGTTTCCGTTGTCGCGCGACGAAATTGATCTATTGGAAAACTATGTGCTGGAATTCGGCATCCGCGGCAGCCGCTGGACGAAGGACGAGCCGTGGACGTTCGTGCGGCGCTTGTCGCTGGATGAGGATGCCGAACCGGACGAGCGCCAGCAGGCCTACCTTGACCGCATCAATGCTATCCGCTGCCGGGCGGCGAAGCCGCTGATCCGTTTTGAACAGGCGCTGACGCAGGCGGAGACGGTGCGGGAGATGACGGCTGCGCTCTACGGCCTGTTGGCCGACCTGGATGTGCCGGCGACGCTGGAAAAATGGGCAGCGGCGGCGAGTACCGCCCGCGACCCGGAGCAGGAGCGCGAACACCGCCAGATATGGCACAGTATTGTTGACCTGCTTGACCAGATCGTCGACACCTGCGGTGAACAGCCGATGTCGCTGACAGACTATGCTGCCGTTGTCAACGAGGGGCTCGAAGGGTTGACTTTTAACATCATTCCGCCCGGCCTTGACCATGTGACGGTCACCCCGCTGACGCGGGCGCGGTTGGCAGCCAAAGTTGTTTATCTGCCGGGCGTCAATGACGGCGTTCTGCCAGAGCGAGGCCGCGAGGAGGGCCTGCTCAGCGACCGGGAACGGGCCGAACTGGCTAGTCTTGGGCTGGAACTGGGACCGACCCGGGAGGCGGACGTGTTTGCCGAACAATTTGTTGTCTATACCGCCCTAACCCGGGCGAGCGACCGGCTGTGGGTGAGTTTTCCTTTGGCCGATGCCGAAGGCAAGGCGCTGGCGCCATCGCTTATCATCCGCCGCCTGAAAGAACTAAGCGGCATCGAAGCGCTAAAACCGCTGCCGGTCGAGCCGCCTCCTGGGGCAGAAGACGAATATATTGTTCATCCCCGTCGTAGCTTGGCGGCGCTTGCGGCTGGGCTGCGCCCCGCCCTTGCCGGTCAGCCGGTAGGAACGCTGTGGCGCGACCTCTACAACTGGGCCGTGGCGCGGCCTGACCTTGCCGCCGATTTGCGGCGCGCCGTGGCCGGCCTTTTTCACCGCAACCAGGAACAGGCGCTTCCGCCGGAGCTGGCCCAGCGGTTATATCGCCGACAGGGTAAACTGCGGGGCAGTGTTACCCGTTTCGAGGGCTTTCAGGCCTGTCCGTTCCAGCATTTTGCCCGCTACGGCCTGGCGCTCAAGGAACGGGCGGTGGCGCAGCTTAAAGCCCCCGATTTCGGCCAGTTCTTCCACGCCGCTCTCCGTCAGTTCGGCCTGCGGATTGAAAAGGAGCTGACCGCCGATAACCAGCGCCGCTGGCAGCGGTGGGGCGATGTGCAGGATGAGGAAATCGGGCCGCTCTGTGAGGCCATTGTCCAGGAACTGGCCCCCAAACTACAAAACGAAATTTTGCTCAGTTCGGCCCAGTACCGCAGTATCACCCGGCGCCTGCAGCGGACGCTGCAGCGCACCGTCACCCGGCTGGTGCGGCTCGACCGCCGCAGCCGGTTCAAGCCGGTAGCACTGGAGCAGGCTTTCGGCCGGGACGGCGCCGCTTTGCCGGCGCTGGTTCTTACCCTGCGCGACGGAACCGTGCTGGAACTGGTCGGCCAGATTGACCGCCTGGATATGGCCGAGCACCAGGGCCGGCGGCTGCTGGCCGTAATTGACTATAAGGCCGGCGGCGCCTGGCTGCGCCTGCCGGATGTTTACTACGGCCTGCGACTGCAGCTGTTGACTTATTTGCTGGTAGCCTTGCAGCACGCCGCCGTTTTGTGCGGCGAGGGCGAATACGCCCCGGCAGCGGTGCTTTATTGCTATATCAAAAATCCCAAGGTTTCGGCCAGTCAGTGCCTGCCGCCGGAAGAAGTGGAAAAGGCAATCAATAAGCAGCTTAAAATGCCCGGCTGGCTGCTGGATGACGTAGAAACGGTGCGGCTGTGGGAGCCTGGCCTGGTTGGGTATGCCGAATTTCTCAAAGTGTGCATCAACAAGGATGGCACTTTCCGGAAAAGCACGCAAGCTTATGTCAAAACGGAGGAACAGTTCGCGCTGCTCCTTCGGCATGTGCAGGCGCAGCTGACCGCTACGGCCGAGGCGATCCTGGCCGGGGAGGTGGCCATCCGGCCGTACTCGCTCAAAGGCCGGACGCCATGCGGAAATTGCCGCTACCGCCCGGTCTGCCAATTTGACCGGCTGCTGGCCGACAACGACTTTGTGCAGCTGCCGGACTTGGCCGATGAGGAGATTTGGGCCCGGCTGGCAGCGGAGAAAGGAGAAGAGGCATGA
- a CDS encoding YezD family protein: MAVGSSMNTPDNLPPRVWEKIEAAIRTVGYGSITIIVQDGRVIQIEINEKIKLV, translated from the coding sequence ATGGCGGTTGGCAGTAGCATGAATACACCCGACAATCTGCCGCCCCGGGTCTGGGAAAAGATTGAGGCGGCAATCCGCACAGTAGGATACGGTTCAATTACGATTATCGTTCAGGACGGGAGAGTCATCCAGATCGAAATAAACGAGAAAATAAAGCTGGTATGA
- a CDS encoding YezD family protein — MDAKTKGVSDFKSGAVRAEILKALSGLQYGQVVIQIKDGKVTQIDRTEKRRLPRLENVDGDGI; from the coding sequence ATGGACGCGAAAACAAAAGGGGTCAGCGATTTTAAGAGTGGGGCTGTCAGGGCGGAAATTCTCAAAGCCCTCAGCGGTCTTCAGTATGGGCAAGTGGTCATTCAAATAAAAGACGGGAAAGTGACCCAGATCGATAGAACCGAGAAGAGGCGCCTGCCGAGACTGGAAAATGTGGACGGCGACGGCATTTGA
- a CDS encoding superoxide dismutase codes for MEYKAKDYSRLIGMEGFSPELLRRHFTLYQGYVTNTNKLLEILEQMLRAGNLNTPEYNELKRHLGWEFDGMRLHEYYFENLGGNGRLSRRSRVAAAMIQNFGSVQAWEKDFRATGAIRGIGWAILYQDVTNGRLINFWINEHDKGHPAGCNPLLVMDVWEHAYMPDYGIDRAAYINAFFRNIDWRVVEERLL; via the coding sequence GTGGAATATAAGGCCAAAGATTATTCCCGCCTTATTGGGATGGAAGGGTTTAGCCCCGAACTCCTCAGGAGACATTTCACGCTGTACCAGGGTTATGTGACCAACACCAATAAACTGCTGGAAATCTTAGAGCAAATGTTGCGCGCGGGCAATTTGAATACGCCGGAGTACAATGAGCTCAAGCGGCATTTGGGTTGGGAGTTTGACGGCATGCGGCTCCACGAGTACTATTTTGAAAATCTGGGCGGCAATGGCCGCCTCAGCCGGCGCAGCCGGGTTGCCGCAGCAATGATACAAAACTTCGGCAGTGTGCAGGCCTGGGAAAAAGACTTCCGGGCGACCGGCGCCATCCGCGGCATCGGCTGGGCTATCCTGTATCAGGACGTGACGAACGGCCGGCTGATAAACTTTTGGATTAATGAACACGATAAGGGGCACCCGGCAGGATGCAATCCGCTGCTGGTGATGGACGTGTGGGAACACGCCTATATGCCGGATTACGGCATTGACCGCGCCGCCTATATCAATGCCTTTTTCCGTAACATCGACTGGCGGGTGGTAGAGGAACGGCTGCTGTAA
- a CDS encoding nitrite/sulfite reductase, which produces MKRPWTKDLSKLNKMELIKLQKDGLTILDDIERFATAGFAGIRAEDIELLKWAGVYVQKPRTDGYFMMRVKIPGGIMNAGQARTLAAIARDYGRSELQLTTRQAVQFHWIRVENLPDIFTRLTAAGLSSVEACGDCPRTVVGNPLAGIDPDEVIDARPLVEKVTRFFQGNPEFSNLPRKFKISISGSVDNPGHAEINDVAFTPAVKEIDGEQLIGFHVMVGGGLAAKPHMAVKLDIFVRPEEVVKVAAAVATIFRDFGYREQRFHARLKFLVADWGEARFRSELLKLTGPLPTRGKDLTRGWNGGYYYGVHPQKQTGLHYVGLAVPGGLLTAADMEELAELAVRYGDGSLRTTNTQNVILANIADNKVAALLDEDLLKRFTPFPQSFAGYAVTCTGNTFCNLATVETKRRLTSIVEYLDKHVKLDTPVRLHLSGCPNACGHHQIADIGLQGTLLNIDGKAIEAFELWLGGALGPGAAFATKLEGRIPAGEAAKAIEQLLNFFQVNKGEGETFAAFVRRVGVSAFQTKLDEFLGASGRGEQSVKKAVNG; this is translated from the coding sequence TTGAAACGTCCATGGACTAAGGATTTGTCTAAATTAAATAAAATGGAGTTAATTAAGCTCCAAAAAGATGGGCTTACTATTCTAGATGACATTGAGCGCTTCGCGACCGCGGGTTTTGCTGGTATCCGGGCGGAGGACATCGAACTTTTGAAATGGGCCGGCGTTTATGTGCAAAAGCCACGGACCGACGGGTATTTTATGATGCGGGTAAAAATACCGGGTGGCATCATGAATGCCGGCCAGGCGCGGACGTTGGCCGCAATTGCCCGCGACTACGGACGGAGCGAGCTGCAGTTGACCACGCGCCAAGCGGTACAGTTTCATTGGATCAGGGTGGAAAATTTGCCGGATATCTTTACGCGGCTGACGGCGGCCGGTCTTAGTTCAGTGGAAGCCTGCGGCGACTGCCCGCGCACAGTGGTCGGGAATCCGCTGGCCGGCATCGACCCGGACGAAGTGATAGACGCGCGGCCGTTGGTTGAAAAGGTAACGCGGTTTTTCCAGGGAAATCCTGAGTTTTCTAACCTGCCCCGCAAATTCAAAATTTCGATTTCCGGCAGCGTCGACAACCCCGGCCATGCCGAAATCAACGATGTTGCCTTTACGCCAGCCGTCAAAGAAATTGACGGTGAGCAACTTATCGGTTTTCACGTCATGGTGGGCGGCGGCTTAGCGGCTAAACCGCATATGGCGGTCAAGCTGGACATTTTTGTTCGCCCGGAAGAGGTAGTTAAAGTAGCGGCGGCGGTAGCGACCATTTTCCGCGATTTTGGTTATCGTGAGCAGCGTTTCCACGCCCGTCTGAAGTTTCTGGTCGCCGACTGGGGTGAGGCCAGGTTCCGGTCTGAACTGCTGAAACTTACCGGCCCGCTACCCACCAGAGGGAAAGACTTGACGCGGGGGTGGAACGGGGGCTATTATTACGGTGTTCACCCGCAGAAACAAACCGGTTTGCATTATGTCGGCCTGGCCGTCCCCGGCGGGCTGCTTACGGCGGCTGATATGGAGGAGCTGGCTGAGCTGGCGGTACGGTACGGTGACGGTTCGCTGCGGACTACCAACACCCAAAATGTAATTTTAGCCAATATTGCGGACAATAAAGTAGCCGCTTTGCTGGATGAGGACCTGTTAAAACGCTTTACTCCTTTTCCCCAGTCGTTTGCGGGCTATGCTGTAACATGCACTGGTAATACTTTTTGCAATCTGGCGACTGTGGAAACGAAACGGCGGCTAACTTCCATCGTGGAATACCTTGATAAACATGTCAAACTTGATACGCCGGTACGCTTGCACCTGTCCGGCTGCCCTAACGCGTGCGGCCATCATCAGATTGCCGATATTGGTCTCCAAGGCACACTGCTTAATATTGACGGCAAAGCCATTGAAGCGTTTGAACTTTGGCTTGGTGGCGCCTTAGGACCGGGTGCGGCTTTTGCGACGAAACTGGAGGGGCGTATTCCCGCCGGCGAGGCGGCGAAGGCCATTGAGCAGCTGCTGAATTTTTTCCAGGTAAACAAGGGTGAAGGCGAAACATTTGCCGCCTTTGTCAGACGGGTCGGGGTGTCGGCCTTCCAAACCAAGCTGGATGAGTTTTTAGGAGCATCCGGTCGAGGGGAGCAGTCGGTCAAAAAGGCGGTTAACGGGTAA